In a single window of the Olivibacter sp. SDN3 genome:
- a CDS encoding zinc-dependent metalloprotease, whose product MMYLKKTITKGFLIMLPLLGGLLSYQTVQAQKSTTTPVDTESINSKVKNLKAYPGYFNFYYDEKDDKIYLEIDKLGSEFLYYTSLTDGVGSGGPERGQANAVIAKFIQVGQKIFLVEPNYAYRAITDNKDEQKAVENAFAQSVIWSFKPLATEQGKVLIDLSPFLVRDSQKIAASIGRNNLPGLNAGASQQMSPAYNFDKSRSAIYLDNTKNFPKNTEFEAIITFTGGSTGGRGWRMGPGIAPDPNAVTVKMHQSFVELPDAGYKPRKFDPRSGFNMYSYMDFSASMKEPIVKRFTRRQRLEKKDPSAALSEPVKPIIYYVDRGAPALIKKALIEGGAWWNQAFEAAGYKDAFQIKELPEGADPMDIRYNIVNWINRTGNPRAFSTGMSHIDPRTGEIIKGVVTLGADRHRQDYLIVEGLLQQYEDGKEVNDDMQNFALSRIRQLSAHEIGHTLGLYHNFTSSTKDRASVMDYPFPRFSMNNQGNIDIADAYAVGIGEWDKRAIIWGYQDFPEGTDENKALDDIMKETLAQGHIFIPDIGGYVHPIANQWDEGTNAPDELKRLLHIRNQLLQNFSEKAIPEGAPMAILEEVLVPIYLLHRYQIEAAAKSLGGLYFTHAIKNDGQVITKLIEPQEQWKAFDALISTIQADALSLPEQLIQKIPPRPSGYPQNREVFNRYTGPTFDPIATAETVAGTTLTYLLDPARAARLIEYQGRDDKQPGFIPVVEKLLELTWKKPLAAGYKGELQAMVNNVTLQYLLQLAAGKETSSVVKGQALYLIEHLATWMQDHLNTASPSYASNLHYGLAQINTFRENPAKFEIEAPMQIPPGAPIGSPSLHFIDQICLFN is encoded by the coding sequence ATGATGTACCTAAAAAAAACGATTACAAAGGGTTTCCTTATAATGCTGCCCCTCTTAGGTGGATTATTGTCCTATCAAACCGTACAGGCACAAAAATCAACAACAACGCCTGTTGACACTGAAAGCATTAACAGTAAAGTCAAAAATCTAAAGGCGTACCCCGGTTATTTCAATTTCTATTATGATGAGAAAGATGACAAAATTTATCTGGAAATAGATAAATTGGGTTCAGAATTTTTGTATTACACCTCTCTTACCGATGGCGTTGGTTCCGGTGGGCCAGAACGGGGGCAGGCAAATGCAGTCATTGCTAAATTTATCCAGGTAGGACAGAAGATTTTTCTGGTAGAACCGAACTATGCTTACCGAGCCATAACCGACAATAAAGATGAACAAAAAGCCGTAGAAAACGCCTTTGCGCAATCTGTTATCTGGTCATTTAAGCCCTTAGCTACTGAGCAGGGGAAAGTACTCATTGACCTGAGTCCATTTCTCGTGAGGGATAGTCAAAAAATAGCCGCCAGCATTGGCCGTAATAACCTTCCCGGCCTGAACGCCGGTGCCTCACAGCAAATGAGTCCTGCCTACAATTTTGATAAAAGTAGATCAGCTATCTACCTGGACAACACCAAAAACTTTCCAAAAAACACGGAATTCGAAGCCATTATTACCTTTACAGGAGGCAGTACCGGTGGCAGAGGTTGGCGAATGGGACCCGGTATTGCACCAGACCCCAATGCGGTTACCGTAAAGATGCATCAATCATTTGTTGAACTACCTGATGCTGGGTATAAGCCCCGTAAATTTGATCCACGTTCGGGCTTCAATATGTATAGTTACATGGATTTTTCCGCGTCCATGAAAGAGCCCATCGTAAAGCGTTTTACACGCCGACAACGCCTGGAGAAAAAAGACCCTAGCGCTGCGCTTAGTGAACCTGTAAAACCGATCATTTATTATGTGGATCGGGGTGCTCCCGCACTGATCAAGAAAGCACTTATTGAAGGCGGCGCGTGGTGGAACCAAGCCTTTGAGGCTGCTGGTTATAAGGATGCCTTTCAGATCAAAGAGCTGCCCGAAGGAGCAGATCCTATGGATATTCGGTATAACATTGTGAACTGGATTAACCGTACAGGCAATCCCAGGGCCTTTTCAACAGGCATGTCGCATATAGATCCCCGAACCGGCGAAATCATTAAAGGCGTCGTTACCTTGGGAGCAGACAGACACCGGCAAGACTATCTGATTGTTGAGGGCTTATTGCAACAATACGAAGATGGTAAAGAAGTAAACGACGACATGCAGAATTTTGCACTATCGCGTATCCGTCAGCTCTCCGCTCATGAGATTGGTCATACACTCGGCTTATATCACAATTTTACCTCCAGCACAAAAGATAGAGCTTCCGTTATGGATTATCCCTTCCCTCGCTTCAGCATGAACAATCAAGGTAATATAGATATAGCAGACGCCTATGCCGTGGGTATAGGTGAATGGGATAAGCGTGCTATTATCTGGGGATACCAGGATTTTCCCGAAGGAACCGATGAAAACAAAGCCCTAGATGATATCATGAAAGAAACACTTGCACAAGGACATATCTTTATTCCAGATATCGGTGGCTATGTTCATCCTATCGCCAACCAATGGGATGAAGGCACCAATGCCCCAGATGAGCTAAAACGCCTGCTCCATATCCGGAACCAGCTACTACAGAATTTTTCAGAGAAAGCCATTCCCGAAGGTGCACCTATGGCCATATTGGAAGAAGTATTGGTACCCATTTATCTCTTGCACCGTTACCAGATAGAAGCCGCAGCCAAGTCTTTAGGTGGCTTGTATTTTACCCATGCCATCAAAAATGACGGACAGGTTATTACCAAACTCATTGAACCTCAAGAACAATGGAAAGCCTTTGATGCCTTAATCAGCACGATTCAGGCAGATGCGCTTTCACTGCCCGAACAGTTAATACAGAAAATCCCTCCCCGCCCTTCAGGATACCCGCAGAACCGCGAAGTCTTTAACCGTTACACCGGTCCCACCTTTGATCCCATCGCTACTGCCGAAACAGTGGCCGGTACGACGCTGACCTACCTGCTGGACCCCGCACGCGCCGCCCGTTTAATTGAATATCAGGGCAGGGATGATAAGCAGCCCGGTTTTATTCCCGTGGTTGAAAAGCTCCTGGAGCTTACCTGGAAGAAACCTCTCGCTGCCGGATATAAGGGCGAATTACAGGCCATGGTAAACAATGTCACTTTGCAGTACCTGTTACAATTAGCAGCCGGTAAAGAAACATCCTCCGTAGTGAAAGGCCAAGCGCTCTATCTGATAGAGCACCTCGCCACGTGGATGCAAGATCATCTCAACACCGCTTCACCATCGTACGCTTCCAATTTACACTATGGCTTAGCTCAAATTAACACTTTCCGGGAAAATCCGGCCAAATTTGAAATTGAAGCCCCTATGCAGATACCTCCCGGTGCTCCCATAGGATCGCCATCGCTTCATTTCATCGATCAAATCTGTTTATTCAACTAA
- a CDS encoding amidohydrolase: protein MKRQLISKLLFVLLVTGVIPAGSPTPLFAQKINAKKLAALKKELVQEIDKEQKMSQEMVDMVFSFGELGFQEEETSRYLTGILEKNGFTIEQGISGVPTAWLAKWGNGKPVIAVGSDIDCIPKASQKPGVAYHDPLVEGAPGHGEGHNSGVPLNITAALALKKIMEREKISGTLVLWPGVAEEQLGTKAYYVRDGYFKDIDACIFTHVANNLGVSYGDSGGNGMISVKFNFEGEAAHSGGAPWRGKSALDAVELMNVGWNYHREHMEPTQRSHYVVTDGGDQPNVVPSKAAVWYYFREKTYPKIIQMYEDGIRIAEGAAKMTNTKMSYEVLGSAWPGHFNQTIAETMYKNIQAVGLPTWSEQDQQLAKGIQKELQVKEEGMNVELGKLGVPNTNPSHMSGGSDDIADIAWNVPTVVLRYPSNIPGLPGHHWANAIAMATPIAHKGVIAGAKVEALTLLDMLVDPQIINDAWTYFNEVQTKEVKYTPLVSEKDKPATYLNKKIMEEFRPLMKKYYFDPSKYGTYLEQLGISYPTVR, encoded by the coding sequence ATGAAAAGACAACTCATTAGCAAACTTTTATTTGTCCTCCTGGTAACCGGTGTGATACCCGCTGGATCTCCCACCCCTCTTTTTGCACAAAAGATCAATGCCAAAAAATTGGCCGCTTTAAAAAAAGAGCTTGTTCAGGAAATCGATAAGGAGCAGAAGATGAGCCAGGAAATGGTAGACATGGTCTTCAGTTTTGGCGAATTAGGTTTTCAGGAAGAAGAAACCTCTCGCTACCTAACCGGAATCCTAGAGAAAAACGGTTTTACCATCGAGCAAGGTATTTCCGGTGTTCCGACAGCCTGGCTGGCCAAATGGGGAAACGGTAAACCCGTCATCGCCGTTGGCAGTGACATCGATTGTATCCCCAAAGCTTCCCAAAAACCCGGGGTGGCCTATCACGACCCCTTGGTAGAAGGTGCACCGGGGCATGGAGAAGGCCATAACTCGGGAGTGCCTTTGAATATTACCGCTGCATTGGCGCTTAAAAAGATTATGGAGCGCGAAAAAATCAGCGGCACCTTGGTTTTATGGCCGGGTGTGGCGGAAGAGCAGTTGGGCACAAAGGCCTACTACGTACGTGATGGCTATTTTAAAGATATTGATGCCTGTATTTTTACGCACGTGGCCAACAACCTTGGCGTATCCTATGGCGACAGCGGCGGGAACGGAATGATTTCCGTAAAATTTAATTTTGAAGGGGAAGCCGCTCATTCAGGTGGTGCGCCATGGCGTGGAAAAAGTGCTTTAGATGCCGTGGAACTCATGAATGTGGGTTGGAATTACCATCGCGAACATATGGAGCCTACACAGCGCTCCCACTATGTCGTGACAGATGGCGGTGATCAGCCCAATGTCGTTCCCTCCAAAGCAGCCGTTTGGTACTATTTTAGGGAAAAAACCTATCCAAAGATTATCCAAATGTACGAGGATGGCATTCGGATCGCTGAAGGTGCGGCCAAAATGACCAATACCAAAATGAGCTACGAAGTATTGGGCAGTGCTTGGCCAGGGCATTTTAACCAAACAATTGCCGAAACCATGTATAAAAACATTCAGGCGGTAGGTTTACCCACATGGAGCGAGCAGGATCAGCAACTTGCCAAAGGCATCCAAAAGGAATTGCAGGTTAAAGAAGAAGGAATGAATGTTGAATTAGGTAAACTCGGTGTTCCCAATACCAATCCATCCCACATGAGCGGAGGATCGGATGATATTGCAGACATTGCCTGGAATGTGCCAACCGTAGTACTGCGTTATCCATCCAACATCCCCGGTTTACCCGGTCATCACTGGGCTAATGCCATCGCGATGGCAACACCCATTGCACATAAAGGCGTCATCGCCGGAGCCAAAGTGGAAGCCCTTACCCTACTGGATATGCTTGTAGATCCACAAATTATCAATGATGCCTGGACTTATTTCAATGAGGTGCAGACGAAAGAAGTAAAATACACCCCCTTGGTTTCAGAAAAAGATAAACCTGCTACCTATCTGAATAAAAAAATAATGGAAGAATTCCGTCCGCTCATGAAAAAATATTATTTTGATCCCAGCAAATATGGTACTTACCTGGAGCAACTGGGTATTAGCTATCCCACGGTGAGATAA
- a CDS encoding TonB-dependent receptor — translation MRTPIKHSRRKFWPVFLFSILLGQLLYGQQLYDVSGTVTDNRGEPLVGISVLLKGSQKGATTDNEGRYTIRLESLEGSLTFSYIGYVTQEKAINAQVINVTMEEDVANLDEVVVVGYGTQKKKDLTGSISSVSGQELQAVPATNVSNTLAGRLPGLIGMNASGEPGFDDSNILIRGISTTGSSQPLIVIDGVPAREGGFSRLDPNDIETFTVLKDASAAIYGARAANGVILVTTKRGRIGRPTVDYTFDYGLRQPTRIPKMLDAGDYATAINELNTAAGQSHTYTEEDILKFRDGSNPATHPNTDWFATTLASVSPQTRQNLSLSGGTEKVKYHVSLGHQFQDGYYRNGVSNFKQYNFRSNLDAQVTDNLSVFFNVAGRQEDRNSPHHSSETIYRYILSGKPIQMAYLPGTDLPGLALGDDVNPVAAATDLAGYQRDERQFYNVDFGFTHQMAYVTPGLSLTGGAYFDGSNYLYKHLHKGFDLYALEDGEPSRVRYGLQTGSIDHNMRKFLGITANMRLNYDRTFGKHDVGVFVAYEQNSTNADYLRAFRNNLLSTEIDQIFAGEINSAMQTDGNGIKTSRRNYFGRFNYSYADKYLLQFNWRYDGSSIFAPGKRYGFFPGISAGWRISQEDFMHPLSFINDLKLRGSYGQLGNDDVGAFQFLTRYLITNVEGGVFGGSNPTLAPGLITSVLANPNITWESATTYNGGLDAAMFNNKLSINIDYFYTKRANILGPRSSSIPDYLGLDLPDENIREVSNRGFELSANYSMTIGQSQLSIGGNIAYNRNKIDFMDEAAGAFPWQMQTGKAIGAPLLWEAIGIFRSQEEIDRTPHAPGTQPGDLIFRDVDGDGQINGNDRVRQELTDIPRITFGLPLNFSYKSWNINALLQGQAQAQKYVYFQSGTIGNFTQEYFDNRWTEQNPDASGPRLYDRENIPTTNYTNTYFLRDAAFLRLKSLQISYSLDNELLKRLPFSALRIYISGFNLLTFDRLKYLDPEANPNDQNYAGWNTPQTRVFNAGLNVTF, via the coding sequence ATGAGAACACCCATTAAACATTCTCGTCGAAAATTTTGGCCAGTATTCCTGTTTTCCATACTGTTGGGGCAGCTGCTTTACGGCCAACAACTTTACGACGTATCAGGAACGGTTACGGATAACCGTGGAGAACCCTTAGTAGGTATCAGTGTGCTGCTCAAAGGCAGTCAAAAAGGTGCTACCACTGATAATGAAGGACGCTATACCATCCGTCTGGAAAGTCTGGAAGGGAGCCTGACTTTCAGTTATATCGGCTACGTTACGCAAGAAAAAGCTATTAATGCACAGGTCATCAATGTAACAATGGAAGAAGATGTGGCCAATCTGGATGAGGTGGTGGTTGTAGGTTACGGTACACAGAAGAAAAAAGATCTGACAGGTTCTATCAGTTCTGTCTCCGGTCAAGAGCTACAAGCCGTTCCGGCAACCAATGTGTCCAACACGCTGGCCGGAAGGCTACCGGGCCTTATCGGCATGAATGCTTCCGGCGAACCGGGTTTTGACGACTCTAATATTCTTATTCGTGGAATCAGTACCACCGGTAGCAGCCAACCGTTGATTGTGATTGACGGAGTTCCCGCACGTGAGGGTGGTTTCTCCCGTCTAGACCCCAATGATATCGAAACCTTTACGGTACTGAAAGATGCTTCCGCAGCCATCTATGGTGCTCGGGCGGCCAATGGTGTTATACTAGTGACCACTAAGCGCGGGCGTATCGGAAGGCCAACTGTTGATTACACCTTCGATTACGGGTTAAGGCAGCCCACACGTATTCCGAAGATGTTAGATGCAGGTGATTATGCGACTGCTATCAACGAACTGAATACAGCCGCCGGCCAAAGCCACACGTACACCGAAGAGGACATACTGAAATTCCGTGACGGCTCCAATCCGGCAACACACCCCAATACAGATTGGTTTGCCACCACTCTAGCCTCTGTTAGCCCGCAGACCAGGCAAAACCTATCGCTCAGTGGTGGAACCGAGAAAGTGAAATATCATGTCTCGCTCGGACACCAGTTCCAAGATGGCTATTACCGCAACGGCGTATCCAATTTCAAGCAATATAATTTCCGCAGCAACCTAGATGCTCAGGTGACCGATAATCTGAGTGTCTTTTTCAACGTTGCTGGCCGTCAGGAAGATCGCAACAGTCCGCACCACAGTTCAGAGACTATCTATCGGTATATTTTATCAGGAAAACCTATACAGATGGCTTATCTACCCGGCACGGATCTCCCGGGTTTAGCGCTGGGCGACGACGTTAACCCTGTAGCTGCTGCCACCGATCTCGCCGGTTATCAACGCGACGAAAGGCAGTTTTACAATGTCGATTTTGGTTTTACCCATCAGATGGCTTATGTCACACCGGGTTTGTCCCTTACCGGAGGGGCTTATTTTGATGGTTCCAATTATCTATATAAGCATTTGCACAAAGGTTTTGACCTCTACGCGCTGGAAGATGGCGAACCGTCACGTGTACGTTACGGCCTTCAAACGGGCAGTATCGACCATAATATGCGTAAATTTCTTGGTATCACCGCTAATATGCGCTTGAATTATGATCGGACTTTCGGCAAACATGACGTTGGCGTCTTTGTTGCTTATGAGCAAAACAGTACCAATGCAGATTACCTTCGTGCCTTCCGCAACAATTTGCTATCAACCGAGATTGACCAAATTTTTGCCGGCGAGATCAACTCTGCTATGCAGACCGACGGCAATGGCATAAAAACCTCGCGCAGGAATTATTTCGGCCGCTTTAATTATAGCTATGCCGACAAATACCTTTTACAATTCAATTGGCGTTACGATGGTTCATCCATTTTCGCTCCGGGCAAACGCTATGGTTTTTTTCCAGGTATTTCCGCTGGTTGGCGGATTTCGCAGGAAGACTTTATGCATCCGCTCTCTTTTATCAACGACCTGAAATTACGGGGCTCCTATGGGCAGCTCGGTAATGACGACGTAGGTGCCTTTCAATTTTTGACCCGCTATCTGATCACCAACGTAGAAGGAGGGGTATTCGGTGGAAGTAATCCCACTTTAGCTCCAGGCCTGATCACCTCTGTACTAGCCAACCCCAATATTACCTGGGAATCTGCTACCACCTACAATGGTGGTTTGGATGCGGCAATGTTCAACAATAAGCTCTCCATTAATATCGATTATTTTTATACGAAACGTGCTAATATTCTCGGTCCGAGAAGTTCGTCGATTCCTGACTATCTGGGACTCGACCTTCCTGATGAAAACATCCGTGAGGTGTCCAATAGGGGGTTTGAGCTCAGTGCCAACTACAGTATGACCATTGGGCAATCCCAATTATCCATTGGTGGGAATATAGCCTACAACAGAAACAAAATTGATTTTATGGACGAGGCTGCCGGCGCTTTTCCCTGGCAAATGCAAACGGGAAAAGCTATCGGCGCGCCCTTACTATGGGAGGCCATCGGCATTTTTAGATCGCAGGAAGAGATCGACCGTACCCCTCATGCTCCAGGGACCCAGCCTGGTGATCTCATCTTCCGCGACGTTGACGGTGATGGACAAATCAATGGTAATGACCGCGTTCGCCAGGAGTTGACAGACATACCCAGGATAACATTCGGTTTACCGTTGAACTTTTCCTACAAAAGCTGGAATATCAATGCCTTACTGCAGGGACAGGCCCAAGCACAGAAATATGTATATTTCCAATCAGGTACTATCGGCAATTTTACACAGGAATATTTTGACAATCGATGGACGGAGCAAAACCCCGACGCATCCGGACCTAGGCTTTACGACAGGGAGAACATACCTACTACTAATTACACGAACACCTATTTCCTTCGTGATGCCGCTTTTCTTCGTTTAAAAAGCCTGCAGATCAGTTACAGTCTGGATAACGAATTGCTAAAACGCCTGCCATTCTCAGCTTTGCGGATTTATATCAGCGGCTTCAACTTGTTGACATTTGACAGGTTAAAATACCTTGATCCCGAAGCCAATCCCAATGATCAAAATTATGCCGGTTGGAACACTCCGCAGACAAGAGTATTCAATGCTGGTTTAAACGTCACTTTTTAA
- a CDS encoding glycoside hydrolase family 27 protein: MTKLLSIIVGAALLFSGNLPAQEDTDKLSKTDQQTFKQWAQTPPMGWNSWDCYGPTVEEHEVKANADYMGKNLKKHGWEYIVVDIRWFVENDKAGGYNQTDPIYVLDEYGRYLPAVNRFPSAKEGNGFKDMAKYIHQQGLKFGIHIMRGIPKEAVARKTPILGTDGITADQIYSTELQCEWLRDNYTIVADKPGAQEYYNSIINMYADWGVDFIKVDDLSRPYHQGEIELIRRAIDQCGRPIVLSTSPGETPISSAAHVSSHANMWRMVDDVWDTWDHITHLFKISEQWYPYIAPGAWPDCDMIPLGRISIRGERGEDRMTRLTHDEQYTLMNLFTIFRSPLMFGGDLPSNDDFTLSLLTNEEVLKMHRESTDVRQIFQQDGKVAITSKNPKSGEVYLALFNLNDDPTPVAVSVDLADLGLEGNFEAYDLWTGQQVAVNNRFQQELGPHSSVLVKLR; encoded by the coding sequence ATGACAAAATTATTAAGCATTATTGTAGGAGCGGCCCTGCTTTTCTCTGGCAACCTACCGGCACAAGAAGATACTGACAAGCTGTCGAAAACCGACCAACAAACATTCAAGCAGTGGGCCCAAACACCTCCTATGGGATGGAACAGCTGGGATTGCTACGGTCCTACGGTAGAAGAGCACGAGGTCAAGGCCAATGCCGATTATATGGGCAAAAATTTAAAGAAACATGGGTGGGAATATATTGTGGTTGATATCCGATGGTTTGTTGAAAACGATAAAGCGGGTGGTTACAATCAAACCGATCCCATCTATGTATTGGATGAATACGGCCGGTATCTGCCTGCAGTTAATCGTTTCCCCTCTGCAAAGGAAGGCAATGGTTTCAAGGATATGGCCAAATACATACACCAACAGGGTCTGAAATTCGGTATACATATTATGCGGGGCATCCCGAAGGAAGCAGTTGCCAGGAAGACGCCCATTCTCGGTACTGACGGCATCACTGCCGACCAGATCTACAGTACCGAATTGCAATGTGAATGGTTACGGGATAATTATACTATTGTAGCAGATAAGCCCGGTGCTCAGGAATACTACAACTCGATCATCAATATGTACGCCGATTGGGGAGTGGATTTTATCAAGGTAGACGATCTCTCGCGGCCTTATCACCAGGGCGAGATTGAATTAATCCGAAGGGCAATTGATCAATGCGGACGGCCCATCGTTTTAAGTACTTCCCCCGGCGAAACACCCATCAGTTCAGCTGCACATGTCAGCTCACATGCCAATATGTGGCGAATGGTGGATGATGTATGGGATACCTGGGATCACATTACCCATTTATTTAAAATATCTGAACAATGGTATCCCTATATCGCTCCCGGTGCCTGGCCCGATTGCGACATGATACCTTTAGGCCGGATTTCCATCCGTGGTGAACGGGGCGAGGATCGGATGACCCGCCTGACACACGATGAGCAGTATACCTTGATGAATCTCTTCACCATTTTCCGCTCTCCATTGATGTTCGGTGGCGATTTACCCAGCAATGATGATTTCACTTTATCGCTGTTAACCAATGAAGAAGTATTAAAGATGCACCGGGAAAGCACCGATGTACGGCAGATTTTCCAGCAAGATGGCAAGGTCGCCATCACCTCCAAAAATCCAAAAAGCGGTGAGGTCTATTTGGCCTTATTCAACCTGAACGATGATCCAACACCCGTTGCTGTCTCCGTGGATTTAGCAGATCTTGGACTGGAAGGAAACTTTGAGGCGTATGATTTATGGACCGGGCAACAAGTTGCAGTAAATAACCGTTTTCAACAGGAATTGGGGCCTCATAGCTCTGTGCTTGTCAAACTTAGATAA
- a CDS encoding RagB/SusD family nutrient uptake outer membrane protein produces MITYNKITCKTLLLAFFFISITFASCKRDLLDLKPLDSVSDADVWNDPNLVQAFINRRYDQIGWGWTESWMSSVVDETYLIWSRGCEPITRGFVNPNDLGRMNGGWYGGDNRNWKTIWDNIKDCNVFFQNIDQVPFTDEELKNRFLGEITFIRALMYFDLVSKYGGVPLVTVAYDLDNMEEGAQLPRNDYETCVAFIVNECDKAASLLPATFSGSDNGRATSVAALALKSRMLLYAASPLMNEQVQDELVGYTTPSVDRWIRAADAAKAVIDLASANGYGLYDQYGDDVKTNYTEMFLDKSSREVLFSRQNYGSPNNMHYIDQVNYPNGYGGWGGNVPIQEFVDDFEVLQEGQALPFNWNNPTLRSTPYANRDPRLYAYVLYDGASWKDRTLETHFREQSGTNALAGGRDTRDGTEPWNTSTSGYNMRKFINEGYVANSWNFVGRSAQNWIWFRLAEAYLNYAEAQYHAGNEGDARWGVNMIRNRARMPEITASGTELLEKIRHERRIELAFEEHRYFDIRRWMIAEDVMNRNATGVVIIKKLDGTTEYRAHTGTPETVVEERSFVAPRMYWLPIPQYERDRNPNLQQNPGY; encoded by the coding sequence ATGATTACGTATAATAAAATTACTTGTAAAACTCTGTTACTGGCCTTCTTTTTCATCAGTATCACCTTCGCCTCATGTAAGCGCGACCTATTGGATTTAAAACCATTGGATTCAGTTTCGGATGCCGATGTATGGAATGACCCGAATCTCGTACAGGCCTTCATTAATCGCCGTTACGATCAGATCGGATGGGGCTGGACAGAATCGTGGATGAGCTCCGTTGTGGATGAGACTTATCTGATTTGGAGCCGGGGTTGCGAGCCCATCACCAGAGGTTTTGTTAATCCCAATGATCTCGGCCGTATGAATGGCGGCTGGTACGGAGGCGACAACCGCAACTGGAAAACCATTTGGGATAATATCAAAGACTGCAATGTTTTCTTTCAGAACATTGATCAGGTACCTTTTACTGATGAGGAACTCAAAAACCGTTTCCTAGGCGAAATAACTTTCATCCGGGCCTTAATGTATTTCGATTTGGTTAGCAAATATGGCGGTGTTCCTTTGGTAACAGTAGCCTACGATCTCGATAATATGGAAGAAGGCGCCCAATTGCCCCGTAACGACTACGAGACTTGTGTCGCATTCATCGTGAATGAATGTGACAAAGCCGCCTCTCTCCTTCCGGCAACTTTTAGTGGATCGGATAACGGACGTGCAACCAGTGTAGCGGCTTTAGCACTCAAATCACGTATGCTACTGTACGCGGCAAGTCCACTTATGAATGAACAGGTGCAGGATGAACTGGTAGGCTATACCACTCCGTCAGTTGATCGCTGGATCAGGGCCGCAGATGCGGCAAAAGCAGTTATCGATCTGGCCTCTGCTAATGGTTATGGCTTATATGACCAATATGGAGATGATGTCAAAACAAATTATACCGAGATGTTCCTTGACAAATCCAGTCGCGAAGTCCTATTTTCCAGACAGAATTATGGCTCGCCCAATAACATGCACTATATTGATCAGGTCAACTACCCAAATGGTTATGGAGGTTGGGGCGGCAATGTGCCTATCCAAGAATTTGTAGATGATTTTGAAGTCTTACAGGAAGGACAGGCGCTGCCCTTTAATTGGAATAACCCCACTCTGAGAAGCACCCCATACGCCAACCGCGATCCCAGATTGTACGCTTATGTCTTATATGATGGTGCCTCATGGAAAGACCGTACCCTAGAAACACATTTCAGGGAACAATCCGGCACCAATGCACTAGCCGGCGGCAGAGATACTCGAGATGGTACAGAACCTTGGAACACCAGTACTTCCGGCTACAATATGCGCAAATTTATTAACGAAGGTTACGTTGCCAACAGTTGGAATTTTGTTGGTCGTTCAGCTCAAAACTGGATCTGGTTCCGTTTAGCAGAAGCCTATCTCAATTATGCGGAAGCGCAATACCATGCAGGAAATGAAGGTGATGCACGCTGGGGTGTAAACATGATCCGTAATCGTGCCCGCATGCCCGAAATAACTGCAAGTGGAACGGAACTTTTAGAAAAAATCAGGCACGAGCGGCGTATCGAACTGGCTTTTGAAGAACATCGCTATTTCGACATCAGGCGCTGGATGATAGCTGAGGATGTAATGAATAGAAATGCAACTGGTGTGGTCATCATTAAAAAGCTAGATGGCACAACAGAGTACAGGGCACATACAGGCACCCCGGAAACGGTTGTTGAAGAGCGCAGTTTCGTAGCACCGCGTATGTACTGGTTACCCATACCACAATATGAACGTGACCGAAATCCAAATTTACAACAGAACCCTGGGTATTAA